The Arachis ipaensis cultivar K30076 chromosome B07, Araip1.1, whole genome shotgun sequence genome includes a window with the following:
- the LOC107608742 gene encoding protein CELLULOSE SYNTHASE INTERACTIVE 3 isoform X2, with translation MSKSPSPEKHQSVYSSSEPREFIMATEIEDPESTMSTVAKLVEQLHAKLSSAQEKELITTRLLGIARRRKDGRALIGTHSQAMPLFINILRNGTSLAKVNVATILSVLCKDEDLRLKVLLGGCVPPLLSILKYESTDARKAAAEAIYQVSIGGLSEDNVGMKIFVTEDVVPTLWNLLSPKNKQDKIVEGFITGALRNLCGDKDGYWNATLEAGGIEIIVDLLSSDNAVSQSNAASLLARLMSAFSGSIPKVIDSGAVKALVRLVGEENNISVRAGAADALEALSSKSTNAKKAIVDSDGVQILIGAIVAPSKECMQSDGGQALQGHATRALANLCGGMPALIIYLAELSCSPRLTAPVGDIIGALAYTLMVFEEKVDDDQDHFDATKIEDTLVTLLKPRDNKLIQERVLEAMASLYGNVYLSKFLNQADSKKVLVGLITMAAIDVQGYLIRSLTSLCCDRVGIWEAIKKREGIQLLISMLGLSSEQHQEYSVELLAILTDQVEDSKWAITAAGGIPPLVQLLETGSQKAREEAAHVLWSLCCHSEDIRACVEIAGAIPAFLWLLKSGGPKGQEASALALMKLVRVADSATINQLLAMLLGDSPTSKGHIIQVLGHVLTVVSQKDLVEKGCAANKGLRCLVQVINASNEETQEFATSAIANLFTTRQDICDGLVNEDLVLPLMKLLTNKNQGVAIQSARALSSLSRPTNSKAANKLSYIVLEGDVQPLIKLAKTCCVDAAETSVAASESAVAALANLLFDPYIAAEALAEDVVPALTRILEKGTLEGKQNASRALHELLKHFSVGDLLKGDEQCRLTLLALVDSLRSMHIDETEAADALDVIALLARTKHDVSLTYPPLLVLADKSCLEPLVCCLADGPPIVQDKAIEILSRLCGDQPVVLGDLLSSSSRCTGSLAHRIINSASLEVKVGAAALLICAAKDKKELSMDLLDTSGYQKPLIYSLVDMMKQSSNCSLLEIEVCTPRGFMEKNAFPEVDESEIPDAATVLGGTVALWLLSIIASVQVTNKLIILEAGGLEILSEKLARHVSNPQAQYEDTEEIWISALLLAILFQDTKVIQSPATMCTVPSLSLLLTSEEVIDKYFAAQAMASLVQNGDKGIGLAIANSGAVPGLITMIGHIETDMPNLMALSDEFSLVRTPDQVVLDHLFEIEDVRLGSVARKSIPLLVDLLKPIPERPGAPAAALRLLISLADGSDTNKLILAEAGALEALNKYLSLSPQDTTEATISDLLRILYCNSDLINHEASTNSLNQLIAVLRLGSRNSRYSAARALHELFDSLNIRDSELAKQAVHPLVDMLNNTSGSEQEAALMALVKLMSGNSSKASLFTDVEGNPLESLHKILSSASSLELKNYAAQLCFVLFGNSKIRAERIASECIEPLISLMQSDSESAIESGVCAFDRLLEDEHQVELAAACNIVDFLVSLVSGTNYQLIEATISVLLRLGKDRTPTKLDMVKSGIINNCLKLLPLAPSSLCSTIAELFRILTNSNAIARSSEAAKIVEPLFHVLLCRDFNLWGQHSALQALVNILEKPQSLATLKLTPSEVIEPLISFLESPSQAIQQLGTELLAHILAQEHFQQDISTKNAVPPLVQLAGIGILNLQQTAIKALEKLSKTWPKAVADAGGIFELAKVIIQDDPQPPHALWESAALVLSNILYSDADYYFKVPVAVLVKLLNSKVENTVSIALNALVVHDTSDASSAEQMVEAGAIDALLDLLRSHNCEEASGRLLEALFNNVNVREMKMSRYAIAPLSQYLLDPRTKSEPGKLLAALALGDLSQYEGHARASDSVSACRALISLLEDQPTEEMKMVAICALQNFVMNSRTNRRAVAEAGGILVIQELLLSPNTEVAAQAALLIKFLFSTHTLQEYVSNELIRSLTGALKSGGEAAQDSVLDTFCLLKQSWSTMPIDIAKSQAIVAAEAIPILQMLMKTCPPSFHERADSLLHCLPGCLTVIIKRGNNLKQTMGGTCAFCRLTIGNGPPNQTKMVHGTSPEWKEGFTWAFDVPPKGQKLHIVCKSKNTFGKTTLGRVTIQIDKVVTEGVYSGIFSLNHHDGNKDGSSRTLEIEVMWSNRISDEDI, from the exons ATGTCAAAGTCTCCCTCTCCTGAGAAGCACCAGTCCGTTTATTCTTCTTCTGAGCCTAG GGAGTTTATTATGGCTACAGAAATAGAGGATCCCGAGTCTACTATGTCAACAGTTGCTAAGCTTGTGGAGCAACTGCATGCCAAGTTGTCATCAGCACAAGAGAAGGAACTTATCACAACACGATTGCTAGGTATTGCCAGGAGAAGAAAGGATGGCAGGGCACTTATTGGCACTCATTCTCAAGCGATGCCATTGTTCATAAACATTCTTAGAAATGGAACCTCTCTTGCGAAAGTTAATGTTGCTACTATTCTCAGTGTACTGTGCAAAGATGAAGACTTGAGGTTAAAAGTTCTTCTTGGTGGTTGTGTCCCACCATTGCTGTCAATTTTAAAATATGAATCAACTGATGCAAGAAAGGCGGCAGCTGAAGCAATATATCAAGTTTCCATTGGAGGTCTGTCAGAAGATAATGTTGGTATGAAAATTTTTGTTACAGAAGATGTAGTTCCAACGTTGTGGAATCTACTAAGTCCTAAGAACAAGCAAGACAAAATTGTTGAGGGTTTTATTACTGGAGCATTAAGAAATTTGTGTGGTGATAAGGATGGCTACTGGAATGCAACATTAGAAGCTGGAGGTATTGAAATCATTGTGGATCTCTTGTCTTCAGACAATGCTGTTTCTCAGTCAAATGCAGCTTCTCTGTTGGCTCGTCTAATGTCGGCTTTCAGTGGTAGCATCCCAAAAGTAATAGACTCTGGAGCAGTTAAAGCTTTAGTTCGACTTGTAGGGGAGGAAAACAATATTTCTGTTCGAGCTGGTGCTGCTGATGCTCTAGAGGCCCTTTCTTCAAAGTCAACCAATGCGAAGAAAGCTATTGTTGATTCTGATGGTGTTCAAATCCTTATTGGAGCCATAGTTGCTCCTTCAAAAGAATGTATGCAATCTGATGGTGGCCAGGCTCTTCAAGGGCATGCAACACGAGCTCTAGCCAATTTATGTGGTGGCATGCCTGCATTAATAATATATCTTGCAGAACTTTCCTGTTCTCCTCGTTTGACAGCTCCAGTTGGTGATATAATAGGCGCTCTTGCTTACACCCTTATGGTCTTTGAGGAAAAAGTTGATGATGATCAGGATCATTTTGATGCAACTAAGATAGAGGATACTTTAGTAACTCTTTTAAAGCCTCGAGATAACAAGCTTATTCAAGAGCGTGTCCTTGAGGCCATGGCTAGCCTATATGGTAATGTCTATCTCTCGAAGTTTCTCAATCAAGCAGATTCAAAGAAGGTTCTCGTTGGGCTTATAACTATGGCTGCCATTGATGTGCAAGGATATTTGATACGTTCACTGACAAGCTTGTGCTGTGACAGGGTAGGAATATGGGAGgcgataaaaaaaagagaaggcaTTCAGTTACTTATATCTATGCTGGGATTATCTAGTGAGCAGCATCAAGAGTACTCGGTTGAACTGCTAGCAATCTTAACTGACCAAGTTGAGGACAGCAAGTGGGCAATCACTGCTGCTGGAGGGATTCCACCATTGGTGCAGTTGCTGGAGACAGGATCACAAAAAGCAAGAGAGGAAGCAGCTCATGTTCTTTGGAGTTTGTGTTGTCACAGTGAAGACATCCGTGCTTGCGTTGAAATTGCTGGGGCCATTCCAGCATTTCTGTGGCTTCTTAAGAGTGGTGGGCCAAAAGGACAAGAAGCTTCTGCTTTGGCACTGATGAAGCTTGTCAGAGTTGCTGATTCTGCAACGATAAATCAGCTATTAGCAATGCTCCTAGGAGATTCTCCAACCTCAAAGGGCCATATAATCCAAGTTTTAGGTCATGTACTTACTGTGGTTTCACAGAAAGATCTTGTGGAAAAGGGATGTGCAGCAAATAAAGGCCTAAGATGTCTTGTTCAGGTTATCAATGCATCAAATGaggaaacccaagaatttgcaaCTTCAGCGATAGCTAATTTATTTACCACAAGACAAGACATTTGTGATGGTCTAGTAAATGAAGACCTTGTGCTTCCTTTAATGAAGCTTCTGACTAACAAAAATCAAGGTGTGGCCATTCAATCAGCTCGAGCATTAAGTTCTCTATCACGTCCAACCAATAGCAAAGCTGCAAATAAGTTGTCTTATATAGTACTTGAAGGAGATGTTCAGCCACTAATTAAGTTGGCTAAAACATGCTGTGTGGATGCTGCAGAAACTTCTGTTGCTGCTTCTGAATCCGCTGTTGCTGCATTGGCCAACCTTCTTTTTGATCCTTATATTGCTGCCGAGGCCCTGGCTGAAGATGTTGTTCCAGCTTTAACAAGAATTCTGGAGAAAGGAACCTTGGAAGGTAAACAAAATGCATCACGAGCTCTTCATGAATTATTGAAGCATTTTTCAGTAGGAGATCTTCTTAAGGGAGACGAACAGTGCCGTTTAACTTTGCTAGCCCTTGTTGATTCGTTAAGATCTATGCATATAGATGAGACTGAAGCTGCAGATGCTTTAGATGTGATTGCATTGCTAGCTAGGACAAAACATGATGTCAGCCTCACTTATCCTCCATTGTTGGTTCTGGCTGATAAATCTTGCTTAGAACCCCTTGTCTGCTGCCTTGCTGATGGTCCACCCATTGTGCAAGACAAGGCAATTGAAATTTTGTCCAGACTTTGTGGAGATCAGCCAGTTGTTCTTGGTGACTTGTTGTCTTCTAGTTCCAGATGCACTGGATCATTAGCTCATAGAATAATTAACTCTGCTAGTTTAGAAGTAAAAGTTGGAGCAGCTGCCTTACTAATTTGCGCTGCAAAGGATAAGAAAGAGCTCTCAATGGATTTGCTTGACACTTCTGGATATCAAAAACCATTGATTTACTCCTTAGTTGACATGATGAAGCAAAGTTCTAATTGTTCATTGTTAGAAATCGAAGTTTGCACCCCTAGAGGTTTTATGGAGAAGAATGCATTTCCAGAAGTTGATGAGTCAGAAATTCCTGATGCAGCCACAGTCTTGGGTGGTACTGTTGCCTTGTGGTTACTCTCAATTATTGCTTCTGTTCAGGTAACaaacaaattaataattttggaAGCTGGTGGACTGGAAATTCTCTCTGAGAAACTTGCAAGACATGTCTCAAATCCACAG GCACAATATGAGGATACTGAAGAAATATGGATCAGCGCATTACTCTTGGCCATTTTATTTCAAGATACAAAGGTCATTCAATCTCCTGCAACAATGTGCACTGTACCTTCTCTGAGTCTACTTCTAACATCTGAGGAAGTAATTGACAAATATTTTGCTGCCCAAGCTATGGCAAGTCTTGTTCAAAATGGTGATAAGGGAATAGGTCTTGCCATTGCAAATTCTGGTGCTGTCCCAGGATTGATAACTATGATTGGGCATATAGAAACAGATATGCCAAATCTCATGGCTTTATCAGATGAGTTTTCCTTGGTGCGAACTCCAGATCAAGTTGTTTTGGATCATCTATTTGAAATTGAGGATGTAAGACTGGGATCTGTTGCACGGAAATCTATACCTCTTTTAGTAGATCTCTTGAAACCAATACCAGAAAGGCCTGGTGCTCCAGCAGCTGCCCTTAGACTCTTGATTTCCCTTGCAGATGGGAGTGATACAAATAAATTAATCCTTGCTGAAGCTGGAGCTCTGGAGGCTTTGAACAAATACCTGTCCTTGAGCCCTCAAGACACTACTGAGGCTACTATTTCTGACTTACTGAGAATATTATATTGCAATTCTGACCTAATTAATCATGAAGCATCGACAAATTCACTGAACCAACTCATAGCTGTTTTGCGTCTTGGTTCAAGAAATTCTAGATATAGTGCAGCTAGAGCACTCCATGAACTCTTTGATTCTCTGAATATTAGAGACTCAGAATTAGCTAAACAGGCCGTTCATCCATTGGTTGACATGCTGAATAATACATCAGGAAGTGAGCAGGAGGCTGCTTTAATGGCCTTGGTCAAGTTAATGTCAGGAAATTCTTCAAAAGCATCTCTGTTTACAGATGTGGAAGGCAACCCACTTGAAAGTTTACACAAAATATTGTCCTCCGCTTCATCCTTGGAGTTGAAGAATTATGCTGCGCAACTCTGCTTTGTACTGTTTGGTAATAGTAAGATCAGAGCAGAACGAATTGCCTCAGAATGCATAGAACCCCTTATATCACTGATGCAGTCTGATTCTGAGAGTGCAATAGAGTCTGGGGTTTGTGCTTTTGACAGATTGTTAGAAGATGAACATCAGGTAGAGCTTGCAGCAGCCTGTAACATCGTGGATTTCCTTGTCAGCTTGGTTTCTGGTACAAACTATCAGCTTATTGAGGCAACCATATCTGTTCTCCTCAGATTGGGCAAAGATAGGACTCCAACCAAATTAGACATGGTCAAATCTGGAATTATTAATAACTGTCTCAAGCTACTACCATTAGCACCTAGCTCATTATGCTCTACTATAGCTGAGCTGTTTCGCATCTTAACAAATAGTAATGCAATTGCCAGAAGTTCAGAGGCTGCAAAAATTGTAGAACCCCTTTTCCATGTTTTGCTATGTCGAGATTTCAACTTATGGGGACAGCATAGTGCCTTACAAGCACTTGTAAACATATTGGAAAAGCCACAAAGTCTTGCAACTTTAAAGCTTACACCTAGTGAAGTTATTGAACCCTTGATTTCTTTTCTGGAATCCCCATCCCAAGCTATTCAGCAACTTGGCACAGAACTCTTAGCTCATATTCTTGCACAGGAGCATTTTCAACAGGATATTTCAACAAAAAATGCAGTTCCACCTCTTGTACAGCTTGCAGGAATTGGAATATTGAACTTGCAACAAACAGCAATAAAAGCATTGGAAAAACTTTCTAAAACCTGGCCAAAGGCAGTTGCTGATGCCGGAGGTATTTTTGAGCTTGCAAAGGTTATTATTCAAGATGATCCTCAACCGCCACATGCACTCTGGGAATCAGCTGCTTTAGTTCTCTCTAATATATTATATTCTGATGCGGATTACTATTTCAAAGTTCCTGTGGCGGTTCTTGTAAAACTGTTAAACTCAAAAGTTGAGAATACAGTTAGCATAGCCCTTAACGCATTAGTAGTTCATGACACAAGTGATGCTTCAAGTGCTGAACAGATGGTGGAAGCTGGAGCTATAGATGCTCTGCTGGACCTTCTAAGATCTCATAATTGTGAAGAAGCATCTGGTAGATTACTCGAAGCTTTATTCAACAATGTGAATGTACGAGAGATGAAGATGTCGAGGTATGCTATAGCACCATTATCACAGTATCTATTAGATCCGCGTACCAAATCAGAGCCTGGCAAGCTTCTTGCTGCTTTAGCTCTAGGAGATCTTTCACAGTACGAGGGACATGCTAGAGCTAGTGACTCAGTTTCTGCATGCCGTGCATTGATAAGTTTACTTGAAGATCAGCCAACTGAAGAAATGAAGATGGTGGCTATATGTGCATTGCAGAACTTCGTCATGAACAGCAGGACCAACAGAAGAGCTGTTGCAGAAGCTGGGGGCATATTGGTGATTCAGGAATTGCTGCTGTCTCCAAATACAGAAGTTGCTGCACAAGCAGCATTGCTGATCAAATTTTTGTTCTCTACCCACACTCTACAAGAATATGTGTCAAATGAGCTAATAAGGTCTTTGACAG GAGCTCTTAAATCTGGCGGTGAAGCAGCTCAGGACTCCGTACTTGATACCTTTTGCTTGCTGAAACAATCTTGGTCAACTATGCCAATAGATATTGCAAAGTCTCAGGCTATAGTTGCTGCTGAAGCGATCCCCATCTTGCAAATGCTCATGAAAACCTGCCCACCAAGCTTCCATGAGAGGGCAGATTCTCTTCTGCACTGCTTACCAGGTTGTTTGACTGTCATCATTAAGCGTGGAAATAACCTCAAGCAAACTATGGGAGGTACATGTGCATTTTGCAGGTTGACAATAGGCAATGGTCCTCCAAACCAAACCAAG ATGGTTCATGGTACTTCTCCAGAATGGAAAGAAGGATTCACGTGGGCATTTGATGTGCCTCCAAAGGGCCAAAAACTTCATATTGTATGCAAAAGCAAGAATACTTTTGGGAAG ACAACTCTCGGAAGAGTCACTATCCAAATCGATAAAGTTGTGACTGAAGGAGTTTATAGCGGAATATTCAGTCTTAATCATCATGATGGCAATAAAGACGGTTCATCCCGAACTCTTGAAATTGAGGTTATGTGGTCCAATAGGATTTCTGATGAAGATATTTAA